The nucleotide sequence ACGTTGGTCAGGTTGGCCAGTGAGAATGACAAGGCCCACTGCCCAAGCCCGGCAATCAATCCATTAATGCTTTCGGTGACGGCTGCCGTTTCAGACTCAGAAATAAACGCAGGAAAATGCTCAGGCAGCTCTCTGAGCCAGGCCTGACCATGGGTCACCATTTGGGGAAGCTCATTCAGCAGTGAGCTGACCTGTTGCCAGACCAGAGGAACCAGCAGAAACAGGGCAACAACCAGAACAGTAACAAACAGCACAAATACCAGTGTAACCGACCAGTTGTGACCCAGCCCCCGGTTCTGTAAACAGTTCACCATGCCCTGCATCAGAAACGCCAGCACCAGCGCTGCAAACACAGGGGCGAGCATATTGCCCATAGTGAGAATAATGGCGAAACCTGCTACCAGCAGAAGCAGAAGCACCAGAGCCTCAGAATCTGACAAATAGCGGTGCAACCACCCCTTTATAGTATCCAGCATTCGTACTATCCCTTAACTATCCCTTATTTATGTCGCAGTGTGTGAATAAATACGCCCGACACCTGTTCCGATGAAATCAACTCATGGCCGCTGATTCGGGCAAAGCTTTCGAAATCCCGGACCGAACCCGGGTCCGTCGCCTGAACCCTGAGTACCTGACCGCTACGCAACTGTTTTAAACCCTGTTTTGCTTTGAGCAATGGCAAAGGACAGTTCATTCCCTTGAGATCCAGTTCCAGATCAACTTCAACCATGGCTGGTTATTCTCTCCCGTGGTACAACAGAGGTTCCATCAGAAACAGACCTTGTTGCAAACTCTTGATAACACGCCGTATTGTACGCAATTTGTCGGCATCATGCCCCGCTGTCTGGAGATAACAGAGTGTAAAGAATTCATTACATTTTCTGTTTATTGCCCCTAATAGATTACCTTCCTCCGTCGATGATGTGTAAAATCGTAAAAATCTATTTTGTATTGCCGCAACGTTAACGATACATTGCACCCGACATCACTCGAGTATGGACATTCTATGAAGCGACCGGGTTACCTCACGGCAGCCCTGCTTAGCACCTGGCTTGGACTTTCCTCAGCAGTTGTGAGCGCGGCCCCTATCGAACTCCCAAGCCTGGGCGACACCACGTCAGGCATTGTTTCTCCACAACAGGAGTACGAGCTGGGTCAGACCTACCTTAAATACCTGCGCAGTCGCACACCGACCATCAGCGATGCAGAAACCAAGGACTATCTGGAGCGCCTGACCTATCGACTGGCTGAACACAGTGGCCTTCAGGATCACAGACTGTCGACCATGATTATCGACAGCCCGGCCCTCAATGCTTTTGCTGCACCCGGTGGTATCATTGGTGTCAACACCGGCCTGTTTTTCAATGCCAATAACGAAGCTCAGTTTGCCGCAGTGATGGCGCACGAACTTGCCCACCTGAGCCAGCGCCACTACGCCCGGAATGTTGAAGAAGCCCAACGCAAAAGCATCCCAACTGCAGCAGCTATTATTGCTTCGGTGGTGCTGATGGCGACAGCGGGAAGCGACGCCGGCGTTGCGGCACTGTCATCCACCATTGCCGGTATCCAGAGCAGCAGCCTGCGCTTCAGCCGTCAGTTCGAACGGGAAGCGGATAACATCGGCATCATCACCTTATCCAGGGCAGGCTTTGACCCCAATGCCATGCCGGAAATCTTTGAAGAAATGAACCGGTCCAGTCGTTACCAGAGTCGGCCACCGGAATTTCTGCTGACTCACCCGGTCACTGACAACCGGATCGCTGACTCCCGGGCCAGGGCCGCACAAATGCCCGCCAAGGGAACCAACGGCAGTGTGGACTATCAACTGGTGCGCATGCGACTGTTTGCCCTCAGTGCAGAAAACCCGACAGCCTTTGCCAAACAATTGCAAAACGAACTGCAGGATGGCTATACCAGTGCTCCGGATATCACCCGCTATGGCCTGGCACTGGCAAGCTATCTCAGCAGAGATTACGCCACAGCAGAGAAAGCGCTGAACACGCTACTGGAAAAGCACTCGAACAACCTTTATATGATCATGGCCAAAGCCCGACTCGAGTCAGCCCAAGGCAAACACAAAGAGGCTCTTGACCGTATCGACCGGGCATTAAAGGTCTATCTGGATAACTATCCCCTGATGTTCACAAAGGCTGAACTGCAAACAGAAAGCAAAGACTTTACCGGTGCCAGGGATACGCTGCAGACCCTGAGCCGCAGTCGACCGGACGACCCCGATATCTGGTATTACCTGGCAGAAGCCCAGGGTCAGGCAGACGATATTCTCGGCTTGCATCAGTCCAGAGCAGAGTTTTTCTTTCTAAGTGGCAACCTTGATGATGCCATCAAGCACCTTCAGTACGCCAAAAAGCTGGCTGGCAATAATTATGCGCTGACGGCCCGAATTGAGAAAAAACTCAGTGACATATATGCCTATCGAAATAAGCTGAAGAACAGCTGAGCCTCTCTGCGCATTGGAAGTGGGCAGCACAGCGAAGCGGCAGAACAGGCGGCAGAACAGGCGGCAGAACAGGCTTTATGATTGCTGCAGGTACTCTTCAAAGCTTTCAAGTGGTTTCTCATCCTGCCGCCCGTGCCGGGGCTGATTATCGTCACTGTTCCAGTAGCACCGATTATCATCCGCAAGCAGCAAGACCTGCTGGTAAGAAAAAGGATTTTTTTGCTGAGGGGCATGTTCTGGTGGCACCGCATAACTGTCTGGCATCGACTTTTTCATCAGATTCTGAGCAACTCTGTCAGTCAGCTCCCTCATATGCCCACTCAACTGACCGGCAAGCTTTATCTCAGGCTGCACCTCCTTAAGCTTGTCCGGATCTTTGGTATTGCCTTTCAGTGCTGTCGCAAGCCTGCTGGACTCGTACGAATTGCGTAAGTACTGCAAAAGAAAAAGGCTCTGGTGTAACTTGTCACTGGCATCAAAGGCAACTGTCTTTTGACCTGGAATATAAGCAATACCATGATCTTCGCAGAATTTTTTTACCGTCTCTGCAGCCGTTGGCTTAGCCTTATCCATTGAGCTTATCGTTTTATTCAGATTTTCAATGTAACTGGCATTCATTTTTTCAATCCCTAAATCCGGGATACAGTCTGACAATTTTTTCTGGCTCATGTCATAGCCCACAGAACCCAGCACCTCATCACTCACTTCATCAAGGTAAGCACGAGAAAACAGATACCAGTTTCGGGCATCAAGTGCATTTTTTACCGGCTGATTGCGCAGATTATTCACCAGAAATGACCCAACATCATCTGAATTCCCTGCCAGACCAGACTGACCAGAAACGACACTTCGGTAAAACTCTGTCGGTTTCATCCCCAGATAATCACCCAGTTTCTGAATTTGCTCCATCTTGATGGAAGGCTGTAATCCTCGCCCTTTATCACTCGACAGCCCCTCATCCGGAAGCAGAGAACCAAGCCCACTCATTACCATTGCTTTTTTTAACCGGCACTGGAACAGCTCATCCGGTTCGCTCTGGTAGCGCCCCGCCCCAACCTGACTTAAATCACTTAATAGTGAATGCAGGTTCTTATTATTTGCACGAAAACCAACGTATTTATTACACAACTTATCCAGCCACGCCCCTCTATCGCTGAAAGAAAGAGGGCTAACCTTACGATCAGCCAACCCTTTTCCTTCATATTGAGGGCTGGATTCACGAGACATTAATGAAGGAGCATTGGGGGGATAAGGCTTTACTGAACGCAGCCCCATAAAACGAATAATACGTCTGGCTTTATCCAGCAGCTTGTAAACAACGCCAGAAAAACCTGAATACTGTCGGCGAATGGAAGGTTCCGTTTTCATTGCCTGAGTCCTTGCGTCAGTTGCCAAACCATGAAAGAAACATCGGCTGCTCACTTATAACATCAAGAAAAAGCGGAAAGCGAAAAGCGAATTTTATAGGTCAGTCATAACAAACAAGCCGGAAAGCCTGTGACCTTCCGGCTTGTTTGTTGATTAAAGCTTCCGACTTCACTTTGCCATTGAAGCAGTAAAGTCGAGCATCTTCTGCAGCGGCTCCAGAGAACGGACACGAAGGCTATCGTCCACTTCAACCGTATTTATCTCGCCCGGATTTTCCAGACACTGAACCAGAGCTTCCAGCGTATTCATCGCCATCCACGGGCAGTGCGCACAACTTTTACAGGTTGCACTCTCACCTGCCGTCGGCGCTTCGATAAACGACTTGTCCGGAGAGGCCTGCTGCATTTTGTAGAAAATCCCCCGGTCAGTCGCCACGATAAAGGTATCGTTTGGCAGCTCCTGAGAAGCCTTGAGCAGCTGACTGGTTGAGCCAACAACGTCTGCGACTTCAACCACTGCATCAGGTGACTCAGGATGAACCAAAACAGCCGCATTGGGATAAACCCTTTTCAGGTCAACGATGCCCTTTGCCTTGAACTCTTCATGGACAATGCAACTGCCGTTCCACAACAGCATATCGGCACCCGTCTGCTTCTGAATGTAGCTGCCCAGGTATTTATCTGGCCCCCAGATTATCCTCTTGTCCTGATCCATCAGATGCTCAACAATATCCAGCGCACAGCTGGAAGTCACTACCCAGTCCGCTCTCGCTTTCACGGCTGCAGAGGTATTGGCATAGACGACAACGACTCGATCCGGATGCTGGTCACAGAATGCAGAAAACTCATCCACCGGACAACCCAGGTCGAGGGAACATTCGGCTTCAAGCGTAGGCATTAACACTCTCTTTTCCGGACTCAGAATCTTGGAGGTTTCACCCATAAAACGAACACCGGCCACCACCAATGTAGACGCCGGGTGACGACTACCAAAACGCGCCATCTCAAGAGAATCGGCAATAAAACCACCGGTTTCCTCAGCTAATGCCTGTACGACCGGATCGGTGTAATAGTGAGCCACCAGAACCGCATTTTCGCGATCAAGAAGTTGCCGAACCCGCTCTTTCAGGGCCTCTTCCCGCTCAGCATCCAGAGTGTCAATGGACTGCCCCTGAAGGTGACTCTTAACAAAGTCTCTGCTACTCACTGCGCTCATAAATCCTGTACTAACGACCTGTCTCGTCAAATTGCGGGGCATTCTACCACACGATGTCGACAGAGGCAGCCTGCGCCGGAATTCATTGAGAATCCAGCAAAAAACCACTCACCCAGCCCGCCGTAAGATAATACAGCACGCCATGGTGAAGTTATCCCGTAAGAATCACTGACAAATCGGTTATCAGACGAATAAAAAACCATTCAACACTGTCCAAAAATTTGTTAGCTCTCTATAACGAACGTCAGGAGAACAAAGGGATGATTTCAACAAGCACAGTGCCTCCTCAGGTATCATTCGTGCCAGGTAGCCAGAATGATGAAAACAAAAGTCAGTCCGTAAAAAATGGCTGGAAAAGCTGGACCATCTCTACTTCTAACAAAATATCAAATTTCGTAGCACATTCTGCTCCTGCAGTCTGGGCTGGTCTCAAGCAAGGTAGCTTCCTTTTCTTGCGTTCAGTCACGGCCTTTATAGTCATTTCATCCATATTTAGCGAGCAAGAAGATTCTGGCACCAGAAGCGGGACTCCCATTCCTTTATTTTAGGCTCTTCCTCAATTTGAGTGGGTGATTTATTATATTCTGAAGCACTCAATGCAAGGATGCACCGATGCGTGATAAGCAACTCTATTCTCAAATACTGGGTATTGAGTCTCCTTGGTTCGTTTCTGAAGTTGAATTGTCATTACAGGATCAACAGGTTCGGGTATTCATTGAACACAATGGTAAAAAGGCCTGCAAATGCAGTGTTTGCGATAAGCCCTGCTCTGGCTACGACCACATCACTCAGAAGTGGCGTCATCTGGATACCTGTCAGTTTCAGACTATTCTAGTTGCCAGGGTTCCACGGACCCAGTGCCCTGAGCATAAGGTGTTAGCCATCAATGTGCCCTGGGCTGAATCTGACTCTCGATATACAGCTCTGTTTGAAGCCCTTGTTATTGACTGGCTAAAGGAGGCAACTACGAAGGCAGTTGCACGACAAATGAAGCTTGGTTGGAATGCCATAGACGGTATTCAGCAGCGTGCAGTGAAGAGAGGACTGGCTCGTCGTGATGCTAAGCCACCAAAACGAATCGCTGTTGATGAAACCTCATTTCAAAAGCATCATGAATACGTCACAGTGGTCACTGACCACGACCAAGGCGTTGTTATTCACGTTTCTGATGACCGTAAAAGTGACAGTCTCAACGAGTACTTTGACACACTGCCCTATGACCATAAAGAGGGGATCGAATGCGTGACGATGGACATGTCCAAGGCTTACATCAAGTCAGTCAGTGAGAATGTTCCAGACGCAGATCAGAAGATTGCATTTGATAAGTTTCACGTTGCTCAGTCTCTGGGTAAAGCTGTCAACAAGGTTCGGATAGAAGAGAACAAAGCCCTTGTAAACCAAGGTGTAGAGCTGCTTAAGGGGACTCGCTACGACTGGCTGACTAACCCTGAAAACATGTCTGAAGAGCAGTGGGATAACTTCGAACCACTGAGAAACTCGACACTTAAAACAGCTCGCGCCTGGGCCATCCGGCAAATGGCAATGAGCTTATGGAATTACAAGTCCAGAGCTTGGGCAATCAAGGCCTGGAAGAGGTGGCTATGCTGGGCGCAGAGATGTCGGCTTGAGCCCATAAAAGAAGTTGCCAGAACGGTCAAAGAGCACTTGTGGGGTATCATCAACGCTATTGTCCTTGAGGCTAATAACGGTCGAGCAGAGGGAGTGAACAGCAAGATTCAGAGTTTGAAGAATCGGGCTTGTGGCTTTCGAAACCGTGAAAGATATAAGACAGCGATCTACTTTCATCTTGGAGGCTTGGACTTGTACCCCACTGGCGTACATCGTTGAAAACTACCCACTTAAAACAGGGAAGAACCTTATTTTATCCAGTTATTGCATGCACAATATTTGAAGAGCTTTTGTGTCGCAGCATTGTTCACAACCTGGCCAACAAAATGACAAATTACATATTTCAACAGAAGGACAATGCAAAGTTTACAGCCAGCTGCTTAAGCTCCGGTTTCTTCGGCCTGATTCATTTGACCGAACCTGATGCGTTTGTCAAAGCTAGTTTCGCAACAGTAAATGGCTTTGCTTTTGCACGCACCTATAACGACTATGGCCTTCTGGGTTCTATCTCCAGTCATATGACTTATAATTTAGTATTAAACACTGTCGTGTATACATTCGGTGATTAATGACTGTCAGGAGCGGTCCTCCCAGACAGCCCCTTAAAAAAGCAGCCCCGCTACAGCTGATAACGGGTAGGGTCAGACAGCCCGGCTTCTTCAAAACCTTTCTTGCGATAACGACAGCTGTCACATACCCCGCAGGCACGACCGTCCTCATCAGCCTGATAGCAGGATACGGTCAAACCATAGTCTACTCCCAGACGATCCCCTTCCTGAACAATCTGAGCCTTGGTCAGTTTTAACAGGGGCGCCCGAATATGGAAATGGTCACCCTCGACCCCCGCTTTAGTGGCAAGATTTGCCATTTTTTCAAAGGCATCCAGATATTCTGGCCGGCAATCCGGATAGCCAGAATAATCAACATCATTGGCACCGATAAAGATATCCCTGGCCCCCAGCACTTCTGCCCAGCCCAGGGCCAGAGACAGAAATACCGTATTGCGTGCCGGAACATAGGTCACAGGAATACCCTCATCCAGATCCTCTGGCACATCAATCTCATCATCGGTCAGGGCAGAACCACCAATATCCCGAAAATCCATCTTCAGGGTTTTATGGTCCTTTGCACCCAGCACCTCAGACACCGTCTTTGATGCGTTCAGCTCGGCACGATGACGCTGACCATAATCAAAGCTCATGGTGTAGCATTCATATCCCTGATCCTTTGCCATCGCCAGAACTGTCGTGGAATCCAGACCTCCGGACAGAAGCACAACTGCTTTTTTAGACATTTCAATCTCCTTAGACACCTGTTTTGTCGCCCCAGATTACCCGGTGCAACTGAATTTGAAACCGTACCGGTAAACGATCAGCCAGAATCCACTCTGCCAGCTCCGCTGGCTCCACTCCGGTACTGACCGGGGAGAACAACACATCCGATACTTTTCCGGCCAGATCATACTCAATCAGCTTGCTGGCAGACCAGTCATAATCAGCACGGTCAGCAATCACAAACTTCACCTGATCCTTGTGATCCAGATGTTGAATATTCTGATAAAGATTCTTTCCAGACTCACCGGAACCGGGAGCCTTCAAGTCCATCACCTTGACAATTCGCGCATCCACCTCAGCCAGATCCAGCGCACCACTGGTTTCCAGAGAAACTTCATAACCTGCATCTGCCAGACACTTAAGCAACAGCAGGCAATCGGGCTGCGCCAGCGGTTCACCACCGGTGACACAGACATATTTAGCGCCATAGCCAGCAACCTGCTGCAGAATACTGTCAATCGTCCTGCGCTCTCCCCCGGAGAAGGAATATTCGGTATCGCACCAGTTACAACGCAGAGGGCAGCCTGTCAACCGCACAAACACCGTTGGCAGCCCGGAGGTTCTGGACTCCCCCTGAAGAGAGTAAAAAATTTCAGAAATTCGAAGGGATTCAGAAAACATGAGAGATACTATTTATTAATCAGCAAAGCAGGGTATTAATCAGCAACGAAGGGTAGCTAACTGGCAGTGAGAGTGCAAAATTATGCTACACCAACAAAAACACCATGCAAGCATGGTGTTAAAGGTTAGCCTGGCAAGTTCCTGTCTCAGCTATCCGACATACTCTGCAGATAAGTATCAGACAGCCTTGCAGCCGAACTTTCGGGGTACTGGCTGACTACCGATTCAAGGTACTTTCGGGCTTCAGCCTTGTCACCCAGCAAGTCGTATAACCGACCCAGCTTATAGGCTGCGTCAGGCACCTTGTCACTGTCCGGGTATTGCTCCATGACAACTCTGAATTCATCACGGGCAGGCTCAAGCTTTCCCTGGGCCATCAGCACTTCGCCCAGCCAGTACTGTACGTTATCGGAAAGTTTTCCATCAGGGTATTCTTCCAGCAACCTGCGCAGAGCGACCAGCGCCTGATCAAATTTGCGATCACGGATCAACCCGAAAGCCGCCTGATACTCAGTCTGCTCACGCCCAGCCATCAACTCTTCAGGTGATTGACGGGCAGGCAGCTGAACCGGCGAATTGCCCGGTTCGGCTGCCTGACTGATATTGGCAGAGCGATCGCCGGTCAAATCAGATGCAGGCTGATCACCCATCGCCCTGCTGATACGGGCATCCAGATCCAGGTAACGATCACGAAACTCCGCTTCGTTCTGCCTGAGTTGAAACTCCAGCTCTTCAACACGCCCCTCAAGAGTCATGTTTCTTTTGCGCAGTTCTTCTATCTGATTGAGAAAATAAGCCGTGCTGTTTGCCGATTGCGACCGGGGCTGGCTATTCTCTTCAGAAACCTGCTGAGTCTGCGCACTCTGAATGACACGTTCAACACTCTCTGGCGCTGACACTGGAGTGGCATCCTGAGCGGTTTCTCTGACAACCTCTGCCGTTGGCAAAGACTCAACAACAGGTACTGCGGCAAGTACCGGAACGGCCAGCAAACTGGCCAGAATCAGGAAAGAGCTGGATAAAGGTTTCAAACTCATTAGCTATCTCAGTTATTAGTTAATGACAATCTGTGCGCGACGGTTCTTAGCCCAGGCTGTTTCGTTATGGGCTGGATCAACCGGCTTCTCGAAGCCAAAGCTGATCACATCAATACGGCTGCTGGCTACGCCTTTCGCTTCGAGATAGTCTTTCACCGCATTGGCTCGACGCTCACCCAGAGCCAGGTTATAAGTACGGGTACCACGCTCGTCAGTGTGTCCCTGCACAATAATGTTCTTACCCATACCCTGATCAGAGTTCAGGTAAGCCGCCTGTACGTCCAGAGCCTTATAATCACTGTCGCTCAGCTTGGAACTGTCAAAAGCAAAGTTAAACGTGTCGCGCTCCAGCAGCATCTCAACCTCTTCCGCACTCGCCTGAACGTCACCACTGTCCATAACAGCCTGTACCGCCGGGTCCAGTACTGGCATGGTTTCAATCACCACATTTTCAGTCACAACCGTTTCTTCAGGTGTTACCGTGGTTTCCGCACCGGATGTGCTTTCACCACCGGTAGAAGCACAACCTGCCAGCCACAGGGCAGAAGCCACCAAGGTGGCTGCCTTAACATAATTGGCAATTCGCATTACAGACTCCAATTGTTTAATGTTGGTTAGTTGGATATTAGTTAGTTGGATGTTAGTTAGATTGTTGCAGTACAGTATCAGAACCCTTTACACGGGACTAGCCCACACCGCAACAAACGCGATACACACAACTACTTTTTTTACGGCGTTTACCTAACCGCAGGCCCCCAGACTGGTTCCCGGACATCACCAGTCGCCGACGGCAGGCGGTATTTTACCCTACCATCCGCAGTGACAATACCCAGTTCACCATGCTTCCCCCCCTGAACAGCATAGATCAGCCTTCGGCCTCCCGGAGAAACGCTGGGCGAATCTTCAAGCTGTGCTGATGTCAGCAACCTCAGGCGATTGGAGTCCAGATCAAGAATTGCGATGTTAAATTCGGCTGCGCCCTGCCCCTTGTGTACCAGGGCCAGCGATTTACCATCCGGGAAGACTTTTGCCCGTGCATTGAAACGTCCCTTGAACGTCAGGCGACGGGGATTGCCAACTGCCTCCACAGAACCATCAGACAAGTGTTTAACATCCAGTTGATAAATCTGCGCACTACCACCCCGGTTCGAGGTAAAAACAATACTGTTGCCGTCTGGCATCCAGTCCGGTTCAGTATCAATGGAATAATGTCGGGTCAGCTGACTCAGTTTGCCGGAAGCCAGATCCTTGACATAGATATCCGGATTACCGCCTTTAGACAACACCAGGGCTACTTGCTTACCGTCCGGAGAGAATACCGGCGAACTGTTCAGACCCTTGTAGTCAGTCAGTTTCTGTCGTTTGCCTGTTGCCAGTTCCTGCAGGAAGATAGCAGGCTTACCCGCTTCAAAAGACACATAAGCAATACGACGGCCGTCTGGCGACCAGGCAGGCGACAGAATAGGCTCTTTGGAACGGACGATAACACGCGCCCGCTTTCCATCGGCATCGGCATAGTTTAACTGATAATCGGTGTTATCAATGCTATGTCTCTGGGCAGTCACATACATTAAGCGGGTTGAAAAATCGGCCGGGATGCCGGTGATTTTTGCGTAGACAGCATCACTGATGGTATGCGCCATGGTTCGCAGCTGGCTTTCAACGCCCCGAACCTGCCCTTTCAGAATAGAGCGCTGGCGCAGTACATCGAACAGCTGATAGTCAACCGTATACTGACCACTGCTCTGGCTAACCCGGCCGATCACCAGATAAGAAGCCCCAAGCACCTTCCAGTCACGATAGAAGACATTGGACTCTTTGCTGGGAAAACTGAGCATATCTTCCCGTTTCAGCGGATCAAACAGACCACTGAGTCGCAAATCATCACTGATGGTTCCTGCCATATCTTCTGGCAGAATTGTCTTGCCGTCAAAACTGAACGGTGCCACAGCCATGCGTACCGCACGATCATTACCATGGGTAATTTCAATAGTCAGCTCAGCCCTTGCCGGCATCGCCAGAGCCAGCTGAACCAGAAGCAGCAGGGCAAAGGATGCAAACCATCTGACTGTTGTCATAGTGCCCCCTCTCCCCGGGTCAAAGTGGCTCGTTGTCGTATTTATCGAGCGAGTCATCAAACGAGTCATCGAACTAGATCCTCTGGCCTGAACCTGAAATTAAAGCGTCGGAAGCTGGCATCAAATATTCTGCGATCCAGCTTTTTTAACTCTGGAAATGGCGCTGCAAGCTGTACGGCCTGTACCGCAGAACGGTCAAAAGAGTCACTGCCACTGCCTTCCAGCAGCTTAACTTCCAGCAGGTCACCAAATGGCGACAGGGTAACCTGCAGCAATGCTGTCATATTATTGCGGGCGCTGGGCGGACGATTCCAGTTATTAACAATGAGGTTATTCAGCAACTCGCTGTAATAGCGAACCTCTGCCGCATCTTTCTCGGCCTGTTCAGCAGCCTGCCGGGCTGCCGCTTCCTGTTGCTCTCTCTGGATTCGTTCCTGTTCCAGCTGGCGCAGTGTTTC is from Endozoicomonas gorgoniicola and encodes:
- the queC gene encoding 7-cyano-7-deazaguanine synthase QueC, with protein sequence MSKKAVVLLSGGLDSTTVLAMAKDQGYECYTMSFDYGQRHRAELNASKTVSEVLGAKDHKTLKMDFRDIGGSALTDDEIDVPEDLDEGIPVTYVPARNTVFLSLALGWAEVLGARDIFIGANDVDYSGYPDCRPEYLDAFEKMANLATKAGVEGDHFHIRAPLLKLTKAQIVQEGDRLGVDYGLTVSCYQADEDGRACGVCDSCRYRKKGFEEAGLSDPTRYQL
- the ybgF gene encoding tol-pal system protein YbgF, translating into MSLKPLSSSFLILASLLAVPVLAAVPVVESLPTAEVVRETAQDATPVSAPESVERVIQSAQTQQVSEENSQPRSQSANSTAYFLNQIEELRKRNMTLEGRVEELEFQLRQNEAEFRDRYLDLDARISRAMGDQPASDLTGDRSANISQAAEPGNSPVQLPARQSPEELMAGREQTEYQAAFGLIRDRKFDQALVALRRLLEEYPDGKLSDNVQYWLGEVLMAQGKLEPARDEFRVVMEQYPDSDKVPDAAYKLGRLYDLLGDKAEARKYLESVVSQYPESSAARLSDTYLQSMSDS
- a CDS encoding CPBP family intramembrane glutamic endopeptidase; translation: MKTTHLKQGRTLFYPVIACTIFEELLCRSIVHNLANKMTNYIFQQKDNAKFTASCLSSGFFGLIHLTEPDAFVKASFATVNGFAFARTYNDYGLLGSISSHMTYNLVLNTVVYTFGD
- a CDS encoding sulfurtransferase TusA family protein, with translation MVEVDLELDLKGMNCPLPLLKAKQGLKQLRSGQVLRVQATDPGSVRDFESFARISGHELISSEQVSGVFIHTLRHK
- a CDS encoding ISL3 family transposase, coding for MRDKQLYSQILGIESPWFVSEVELSLQDQQVRVFIEHNGKKACKCSVCDKPCSGYDHITQKWRHLDTCQFQTILVARVPRTQCPEHKVLAINVPWAESDSRYTALFEALVIDWLKEATTKAVARQMKLGWNAIDGIQQRAVKRGLARRDAKPPKRIAVDETSFQKHHEYVTVVTDHDQGVVIHVSDDRKSDSLNEYFDTLPYDHKEGIECVTMDMSKAYIKSVSENVPDADQKIAFDKFHVAQSLGKAVNKVRIEENKALVNQGVELLKGTRYDWLTNPENMSEEQWDNFEPLRNSTLKTARAWAIRQMAMSLWNYKSRAWAIKAWKRWLCWAQRCRLEPIKEVARTVKEHLWGIINAIVLEANNGRAEGVNSKIQSLKNRACGFRNRERYKTAIYFHLGGLDLYPTGVHR
- the queE gene encoding 7-carboxy-7-deazaguanine synthase QueE; this encodes MFSESLRISEIFYSLQGESRTSGLPTVFVRLTGCPLRCNWCDTEYSFSGGERRTIDSILQQVAGYGAKYVCVTGGEPLAQPDCLLLLKCLADAGYEVSLETSGALDLAEVDARIVKVMDLKAPGSGESGKNLYQNIQHLDHKDQVKFVIADRADYDWSASKLIEYDLAGKVSDVLFSPVSTGVEPAELAEWILADRLPVRFQIQLHRVIWGDKTGV
- a CDS encoding OmpA family protein gives rise to the protein MRIANYVKAATLVASALWLAGCASTGGESTSGAETTVTPEETVVTENVVIETMPVLDPAVQAVMDSGDVQASAEEVEMLLERDTFNFAFDSSKLSDSDYKALDVQAAYLNSDQGMGKNIIVQGHTDERGTRTYNLALGERRANAVKDYLEAKGVASSRIDVISFGFEKPVDPAHNETAWAKNRRAQIVIN
- the tolB gene encoding Tol-Pal system beta propeller repeat protein TolB; translated protein: MTTVRWFASFALLLLVQLALAMPARAELTIEITHGNDRAVRMAVAPFSFDGKTILPEDMAGTISDDLRLSGLFDPLKREDMLSFPSKESNVFYRDWKVLGASYLVIGRVSQSSGQYTVDYQLFDVLRQRSILKGQVRGVESQLRTMAHTISDAVYAKITGIPADFSTRLMYVTAQRHSIDNTDYQLNYADADGKRARVIVRSKEPILSPAWSPDGRRIAYVSFEAGKPAIFLQELATGKRQKLTDYKGLNSSPVFSPDGKQVALVLSKGGNPDIYVKDLASGKLSQLTRHYSIDTEPDWMPDGNSIVFTSNRGGSAQIYQLDVKHLSDGSVEAVGNPRRLTFKGRFNARAKVFPDGKSLALVHKGQGAAEFNIAILDLDSNRLRLLTSAQLEDSPSVSPGGRRLIYAVQGGKHGELGIVTADGRVKYRLPSATGDVREPVWGPAVR
- the nadA gene encoding quinolinate synthase NadA, whose translation is MSAVSSRDFVKSHLQGQSIDTLDAEREEALKERVRQLLDRENAVLVAHYYTDPVVQALAEETGGFIADSLEMARFGSRHPASTLVVAGVRFMGETSKILSPEKRVLMPTLEAECSLDLGCPVDEFSAFCDQHPDRVVVVYANTSAAVKARADWVVTSSCALDIVEHLMDQDKRIIWGPDKYLGSYIQKQTGADMLLWNGSCIVHEEFKAKGIVDLKRVYPNAAVLVHPESPDAVVEVADVVGSTSQLLKASQELPNDTFIVATDRGIFYKMQQASPDKSFIEAPTAGESATCKSCAHCPWMAMNTLEALVQCLENPGEINTVEVDDSLRVRSLEPLQKMLDFTASMAK
- a CDS encoding M48 family metalloprotease, coding for MSAAPIELPSLGDTTSGIVSPQQEYELGQTYLKYLRSRTPTISDAETKDYLERLTYRLAEHSGLQDHRLSTMIIDSPALNAFAAPGGIIGVNTGLFFNANNEAQFAAVMAHELAHLSQRHYARNVEEAQRKSIPTAAAIIASVVLMATAGSDAGVAALSSTIAGIQSSSLRFSRQFEREADNIGIITLSRAGFDPNAMPEIFEEMNRSSRYQSRPPEFLLTHPVTDNRIADSRARAAQMPAKGTNGSVDYQLVRMRLFALSAENPTAFAKQLQNELQDGYTSAPDITRYGLALASYLSRDYATAEKALNTLLEKHSNNLYMIMAKARLESAQGKHKEALDRIDRALKVYLDNYPLMFTKAELQTESKDFTGARDTLQTLSRSRPDDPDIWYYLAEAQGQADDILGLHQSRAEFFFLSGNLDDAIKHLQYAKKLAGNNYALTARIEKKLSDIYAYRNKLKNS